A portion of the Lolium rigidum isolate FL_2022 chromosome 1, APGP_CSIRO_Lrig_0.1, whole genome shotgun sequence genome contains these proteins:
- the LOC124686029 gene encoding preprotein translocase subunit SECY, chloroplastic-like: MATATPQKCCLPAPSRPPPISAPLRLRYLTIGASSFHFRGRRTATARRGRTAFVLSPRCTLETAGPAFDPLGLYKEDSSSSDYQSPLSTFFGILSPVFGSSSGSRKDKSSYGRGAAAAMEDSTIDIGDFFKGPLPGKFLKLLGFLALSRLGVYIPLGGVNREAFAGNLDQNSLLGTLDSFSGGGIGRLGICSLGIVPFINAQIVFQLLAQLYPKLQDLQKKEGEAGRKKILQYTRYASVGFAIVQAIGQVLFLRPYVNDFSTEWVLTSVTLLTLGSVFTTFLGETISELKLGNGTSLLIFTSIISYLPASFGRTVAEGFQAGNYVGLLTIILSFFFLVLGIVYVQEAERKIPLNYASRYSSRAGGPQRSAYLPFKVNSSGVMPIIFSTSSLALPATLARFTGLEILKKAAIALTPGGSFYLPTNVMLIAFFNYYYTFLQLDPDDLSEQLKRQGASIPLVRPGKNTAAFIKTVLSRISVLGSAFLAVLAAGPSVVEQISHLTAFRGFAGTSVLILVGCATDTARKVQAEIISQKYKNIEFYDVKSSDQ; this comes from the exons ATGGCCACGGCGACACCGCAGAAATGCTGCCTTCCCGCCCCCTCGCGGCCTCCTCCCATCTCCGCTCCCCTCCGCCTTCGCTACCTCACCATAGGAGCCTCCTCCTTCCACTTTCGGGGGCGCCGCACGGCAACGGCAAGGAGAGGAAGAACTGCCTTTGTCTTGTCCCCAAG GTGTACGTTGGAGACGGCTGGCCCAGCCTTTGATCCTCTGGGGCTCTACAAGGAGGACTCTTCCAGCTCTGATTATCAGTCTCCCTTGTCGACATTCTTCGGCATCCTGTCTCCGGTGTTCGGGAGCTCCAGTGGCTCCAGGAAGGACAAGTCATCCTATGGCCGAGGAGCAGCAG CTGCAATGGAGGATAGTACTATTGACATTGGTGACTTCTTCAAGGGCCCTCTACCTGGGAAGTTTCTGAAGCtccttggttttttggccttgtctcGACTTGGTGTGTATATACCTTTGGGTGGAGTGAACCGGGAAGCTTTTGCTGGTAATCTTGACCAGAACAGTCTGCTGGGCACTTTAGATTCTTTTTCTGGTGGAGGCATTGGCCGGCTTGGAATATGCTCCCTTGGCATTGTTCCATTTATCAATGCACAGATTGTGTTTCAGCTTCTTGCTCAGCTTTATCCAAAATTGCAAGATCTTCAGAAAAAAGAAGGGGAGGCAGGTAGAAAGAAGATCCTTCAGTACACAAGATATGCATCGGTTGGTTTCGCAATTGTCCAG GCTATTGGACAAGTTCTTTTTCTCCGTCCTTATGTTAATGACTTCAGCACAGAATGGGTACTAACATCTGTGACACTATTGACACTGGGATCGGTCTTTACAACTTTCCTTGGTGAAACAATATCTGAGTTGAAACTCGGGAATGGAACGTCTCTTCTTATATTTACAAGTATAATATCGTATTTGCCTGCATCATTCGGAAGGACAGTCGCGGAGGGATTTCAAGCGGGGAATTATGTTGGACTTCTCACAATCATATTATCATTCTTTTTTTTAGTTCTTGGGATTGTCTATGTCCAG GAAGCTGAGAGAAAAATACCATTGAACTATGCTTCTCGATACAGCAGCCGAGCTGGAGGGCCCCAACGTTCTGCATATCTACctttcaag GTCAATAGTTCCGGTGTCATGCCTATCATATTTTCTACATCTTCATTGGCTTTACCTGCTACTTTGGCACGGTTCACTGGTTTAGAAATTCTTAAAAAAGCTGCGATAGCCCTAACTCCAGGAG GTTCTTTCTATCTTCCAACTAATGTGATGCTTATAGCCTTTTTCAATTACTACTACACTTTTCTTCAATTGGATCCTGATGATCTTAGTGAGCAATTGAAGCGGCAAGGTGCTTCAATACCGCTTGTGCGGCCAGGAAAAAATACAGCTGCCTTTATTAAAACA GTTCTTAGTCGTATCTCTGTCCTAGGATCTGCCTTTCTGGCTGTACTAGCTGCTGGACCATCTGTGGTCGAACAAATCTCTCACTTGACAGCATTTCGGGGATTCGCTGGTACATCAGTgcttatccttgttggatgtgcaaCCGACACTGCTCGGAAAGTTCAGGCAGAAATAATTTCTCAGAAATATAAGAACATCGAGTTCTATGATGTCAAAAGTTCTGACCAATAA